In a single window of the Mesoplodon densirostris isolate mMesDen1 chromosome 18, mMesDen1 primary haplotype, whole genome shotgun sequence genome:
- the CAMTA2 gene encoding calmodulin-binding transcription activator 2 isoform X2: MNTKDTTEVAENSHHLKIFLPKKLLECLPRCALLPPERLRWNTNEEIASYLITFEKHDEWLSCAPKTRPQNGSIILYNRKKVKYRKDGYLWKKRKDGKTTREDHMKLKVQGMECLYGCYVHSSIVPTFHRRCYWLLQNPDIVLVHYLNVPALEDCGKGCSPIFCSISSDRREWLKWSREELLGQLKPMFHGIKWSCGNGTEEFSVEQLVQQILDTHPTKPAPRTHACLCSGGLGSGSLTHKCSSTKHRIISPKVEPRALTLTSVPHPHPPEPPPLIAPLPPELPKAHTSPSSSSSSSSSSGFAEPLEIRPSPPTSRGGSSTGGTAILLLTGLEQRTGGLTPTRHLASQANPRPSVSLAVVVGSEPSAPPAPPSPAFDPDRFLNSPQRGQTYGGGQGVSPDFPETEAAHTPCPALEPAAALEPQAAARGPPPQPRAGGRRGNCFFIQDDNGGEELKAQGAAPPVPSPPPSPAPSPAPLEPSGRVGRGEALFGGAGGASELEPFSLSSFPDLMGELISDEAPSGPAQAPQLSPALSTITDFSPEWSYPEGGVKVLITGPWTEAAEHYSCVFDHIAVPASLVQPGVLRCYCPAHEVGLVSLQVAGREGPLSASVLFEYRARRFLSLPSTQLDWLSLDDNQFRMSILERLEQMEKRMAEIAAAGQAPYRGPDAPPIQDEGQGPGFEARVVVLVESMIPRSTWRGPERLAHGSPFRGMSLLHLAAAQGYARLIETLSQWRSVETGSLDLEQEVDPLNVDHFSCTPLMWACALGHLEAAVLLFRWNRQALSIPDSLGRLPLSVAHSRGHVRLARCLEELQRQEASAEPPLALSPPSSSPDTGLSSVSSPSELSDGTFSVTSAYSSAPDGSPPPAPLPTSEITMEMVPGQLSSGAPEAPLLLMDYEATNPKGPPPSPPPLPPAPDGGAAPAETDSPPAVDVIPVDMISLAKQIIEATPERIKREDFVGLPEAGAPMRERTGAAGLSETMSWLASYLENVDHFPSSAPPSELPFERGRLAIPPAPSWAEFLSASASGKMESDFALLTLSDHEQRELYEAARVIQTAFRKYKGRRLKEQQEVAAAVIQRCYRKYKQFALYKKMTQAAILIQSKFRSYYEQKRFQQSRRAAVLIQQHYRSYRRRPGPPHRPTGTLPARNKGSFLTKKQDQAARKIMRFLRRCRHRMRELKQNQELEGLPQPGLAT, translated from the exons ATGAATACCAAGGACACCACCGAGGTTGCTG AGAACAGCCACCACCTGAAGATCTTTCTACCCAAGAAGCTGCTGGAGTGTCTTCCTCGCTGCGCGCTGCTGCCTCCAGAGCGGCTCCGGTGGAATACAAACGAG GAGATTGCATCCTACTTGATCACCTTCGAGAAGCATGATGAGTGGCTATCCTGTGCACCCAAGACAAG GCCTCAGAATGGCTCTATTATCCTCTACAACCGCAAGAAGGTGAAGTACCGGAAGGATGGTTACCTCTGGAAGAAGCGGAAGGACGGGAAGACCACCCGAGAGGACCACATGAAGCTGAAGGTCCAGGGCATGGAG TGTCTCTATGGCTGCTACGTTCACTCTTCCATCGTCCCCACATTCCATCGGCGCTGCTACTGGCTGCTCCAG AACCCTGACATCGTCCTTGTGCACTACCTGAACGTCCCAGCCCTGGAGGATTGTGGAAAGGGCTGCAGCCCCATCTTTTGTTCCATCAGCAGCGACCGTCGAGAGTGGCTCAAGTGGTCCCGGGAGGAGCTGTTGGGACAGCTGAAGCCCATGT TTCATGGCATCAAGTGGAGCTGTGGGAACGGGACAGAGGAGTTCTCTGTAGAGCAGCTGGTGCAGCAGATCCTGGACACCCACCCGACCAAGCCTGCACCCCGAACTCACGCCTGTCTCTGCAGTGGAGGCCTTG GTTCTGGGAGCCTTACCCACAAATGCAGCAGCACGAAACACCGCATCATCTCTCCCAAAGTGGAGCCCCGAGCTTTAACCCTGACCTCtgtcccccatccccatccccctgaACCCCCTCCACTGATAGCCCCACTTCCCCCTGAGCTCCCCAAGGCACATACCTCCccatcttcttcttcctcttcctcctcttcctccggCTTTGCGGAACCCCTAGAGATCAGACCTAGCCCTCCCACTTCCCGAGGGGGTTCTTCGACAGGAGGCACCGCTATCCTCCTCCTGACGGGACTGGAGCAGCGAACTGGGGGCTTGACGCCCACCAGGCACTTGGCTTCCCAGGCCAATCCTAGGCCTTCCGTGAGCTTGGCTGTAGTCGTAGGCTCTGAGCCCTCTGCCCCGCCAgctcctcccagccctgcctttgACCCGGATCGTTTTCTCAACAGCCCACAGAGGGGCCAGACGTATGGAGGAGGGCAGGGGGTAAGCCCAGACTTCCCTGAGACAGAGGCCGCCCATACCCCCTGTCCTGCCCTAGAGCCCGCTGCTGCCCTGGAGCCCCAGGCAGCTGCTCGGGGTCCCCCTCCACAGCCCAGAGCAGGCGGGAGAAGAGGAAACTGCTTCTTCATTCAAGATGACAACGGTGGGGAGGAGCTCAAGGCCCAGGGGGCTGCCCCACCTGTACCTTCACCCCCTCCTTCACCCGCACCCTCGCCTGCCCCCTTGGAGCCATCAGGCAGAGTAGGAAGAGGGGAGGCCTTGTTTGGAGGAGCTGGCGGGGCCAGTGAACTGGAGCccttcagtctttcatcattccCTGACCTCATGGGAGAACTCATCAGTGACGAAGCTCCGAGTGGCCCTGCACAAGCCCCCCAGCTCTCTCCTGCTCTTAGCACCATCACAGACTTCTCCCCAGAGTGGTCCTACCCTGAG GGTGGGGTCAAGGTGCTCATCACAGGACCTTGGACAGAGGCCGCCGAGCATTACTCCTGCGTCTTCGATCACATCGCAGTGCCAGCCTCACTTGTCCAGCCTGGTGTCTTACGCTGCTACTGTCCCG CCCATGAGGTTGGGCTGGTGTCTTTGCAGGTGGCAGGGCGGGAGGGACCCCTTTCTGCTTCTGTTCTCTTTGAGTATCGAGCCCGCCGATTCCTGTCACTGCCTAGTACTCAGCTTGACTGGTTGTCACTGGACG ACAACCAGTTCCGGATGTCCATCCTGGAGCGACTGGAGCAGATGGAGAAGCGGATGGCAGAGATTGCAGCAGCTGGGCAGGCCCCCTACCGGGGTCCTGATGCCCCTCCGATTCAG GATGAAggccaggggcccgggttcgaggCACGGGTGGTAGTCTTGGTAGAGAGCATGATCCCACGCTCCACCTGGAGGGGTCCTGAACGTCTGGCCCATGGAAGCCCCTTCCGGGGCATGAGCCTGCTGCACCTGGCTGCTGCCCAGGGCTACGCCCGCCTCATCGAGACCCTGAGCCAGTGGCG GAGTGTGGAGACCGGAAGCTTGGACTTAGAGCAAGAGGTTGACCCACTCAACGTGGACCATTTCTCTTGCACTCCTCTG ATGTGGGCTTGTGCCCTGGGCCACCTGGAGGCTGCCGTGCTCCTTTTCCGTTGGAACAGACAGGCACTGAGCATTCCCGACTCTCTGGGCCGCCTGCCCCTGTCCGTGGCTCATTCCCGGGGTCACGTGCGCCTCGCCCGCTGCCTTGAGGAACTGCAGAGACAGGAAGCTTCAGCTGAGCCCCCGCTTGCCCTGTCGCCGCCCTCCTCCAGCCCAGACACTG GTCTGAGCAGTGTCTCCTCGCCTTCGGAGCTATCGGATGGCACTTTCTCCGTCACATCAGCCTATTCTAGTGCCCCGGATGGGAGTCCTCCCCCTGCTCCTCTGCCAACCTCTGAGATTACTATGGAGATGGTCCCAGGCCAGCTCTCCTCTGGTGCCCCAGAGGCCCCCCTACTCCTCATGGACTATGAAGCCACCAACCCCAAAGGGCCCCCACCCTCACCGCCTCCTCTCCCACCGGCCCCAGATGGTGGGGCTGCTCCAGCGGAAACTGACAGCCCACCAGCTGTGGATGTGATCCCG GTGGACATGATCTCACTGGCCAAGCAGATCATTGAAGCCACACCAGAGCGGATTAAACGGGAGGACTTTGTCGGGCTGCCTGAGGCCGGAGCCCCAATGCGGGAGCGGACGGGGGCTGCAGGGCTCAGCGAGACCATGTCCTGGTTGGCCAGCTACCTGGAGAATGTGGACCATTTCCCCAGCTCAGCCCCTCCCAG CGAACTGCCCTTTGAGCGGGGTCGCCTGGCTATCCCTCCGGCACCTTCCTGGGCAGAGTTTCTCTCTGCGTCTGCCAGTGGCAAGATGGAGAGTGATTTTGCCCTGCTGACCCTATCGGATCACGAGCAGCGGGAACTGTACGAGGCAGCCCGAGTCATCCAGACGGCCTTCCGAAAGTACAAG GGCCGGCGGCTGAAGGAGCAGCAGGAGGTAGCAGCAGCTGTGATCCAGCGCTGTTACCGGAAGTACAAGCAG TTTGCACTCTATAAGAAGATGACCCAGGCGGCCATCCTGATCCAGAGCAAGTTCCGAAGCTACTATGAACAGAAGCGGTTTCAGCAGAGCCGCAGGGCGGCGGTGCTCATCCAGCAGCACTACCGTTCCTACCGCCGCCGGCCCGGGCCTCCCCACCGGCCCACGGGCACCCTGCCTGCCCGCAACAA AGGCTCCTTTCTCACCAAGAAGCAGGACCAGGCAGCCCGGAAGATCATGAGATTCCTGCGGCGCTGCCGGCACAG GATGAGGGAATTGAAGCAGAACCAGGAGCTGGAAGGGCTTCCCCAGCCCGGACTGGCCACCTGA
- the CAMTA2 gene encoding calmodulin-binding transcription activator 2 isoform X3, with translation MNTKDTTEVAENSHHLKIFLPKKLLECLPRCALLPPERLRWNTNEEIASYLITFEKHDEWLSCAPKTRPQNGSIILYNRKKVKYRKDGYLWKKRKDGKTTREDHMKLKVQGMENPDIVLVHYLNVPALEDCGKGCSPIFCSISSDRREWLKWSREELLGQLKPMFHGIKWSCGNGTEEFSVEQLVQQILDTHPTKPAPRTHACLCSGGLGSGSLTHKCSSTKHRIISPKVEPRALTLTSVPHPHPPEPPPLIAPLPPELPKAHTSPSSSSSSSSSSGFAEPLEIRPSPPTSRGGSSTGGTAILLLTGLEQRTGGLTPTRHLASQANPRPSVSLAVVVGSEPSAPPAPPSPAFDPDRFLNSPQRGQTYGGGQGVSPDFPETEAAHTPCPALEPAAALEPQAAARGPPPQPRAGGRRGNCFFIQDDNGGEELKAQGAAPPVPSPPPSPAPSPAPLEPSGRVGRGEALFGGAGGASELEPFSLSSFPDLMGELISDEAPSGPAQAPQLSPALSTITDFSPEWSYPEGGVKVLITGPWTEAAEHYSCVFDHIAVPASLVQPGVLRCYCPAHEVGLVSLQVAGREGPLSASVLFEYRARRFLSLPSTQLDWLSLDDNQFRMSILERLEQMEKRMAEIAAAGQAPYRGPDAPPIQDEGQGPGFEARVVVLVESMIPRSTWRGPERLAHGSPFRGMSLLHLAAAQGYARLIETLSQWRSVETGSLDLEQEVDPLNVDHFSCTPLMWACALGHLEAAVLLFRWNRQALSIPDSLGRLPLSVAHSRGHVRLARCLEELQRQEASAEPPLALSPPSSSPDTGLSSVSSPSELSDGTFSVTSAYSSAPDGSPPPAPLPTSEITMEMVPGQLSSGAPEAPLLLMDYEATNPKGPPPSPPPLPPAPDGGAAPAETDSPPAVDVIPVDMISLAKQIIEATPERIKREDFVGLPEAGAPMRERTGAAGLSETMSWLASYLENVDHFPSSAPPSELPFERGRLAIPPAPSWAEFLSASASGKMESDFALLTLSDHEQRELYEAARVIQTAFRKYKGRRLKEQQEVAAAVIQRCYRKYKQFALYKKMTQAAILIQSKFRSYYEQKRFQQSRRAAVLIQQHYRSYRRRPGPPHRPTGTLPARNKGSFLTKKQDQAARKIMRFLRRCRHRMRELKQNQELEGLPQPGLAT, from the exons ATGAATACCAAGGACACCACCGAGGTTGCTG AGAACAGCCACCACCTGAAGATCTTTCTACCCAAGAAGCTGCTGGAGTGTCTTCCTCGCTGCGCGCTGCTGCCTCCAGAGCGGCTCCGGTGGAATACAAACGAG GAGATTGCATCCTACTTGATCACCTTCGAGAAGCATGATGAGTGGCTATCCTGTGCACCCAAGACAAG GCCTCAGAATGGCTCTATTATCCTCTACAACCGCAAGAAGGTGAAGTACCGGAAGGATGGTTACCTCTGGAAGAAGCGGAAGGACGGGAAGACCACCCGAGAGGACCACATGAAGCTGAAGGTCCAGGGCATGGAG AACCCTGACATCGTCCTTGTGCACTACCTGAACGTCCCAGCCCTGGAGGATTGTGGAAAGGGCTGCAGCCCCATCTTTTGTTCCATCAGCAGCGACCGTCGAGAGTGGCTCAAGTGGTCCCGGGAGGAGCTGTTGGGACAGCTGAAGCCCATGT TTCATGGCATCAAGTGGAGCTGTGGGAACGGGACAGAGGAGTTCTCTGTAGAGCAGCTGGTGCAGCAGATCCTGGACACCCACCCGACCAAGCCTGCACCCCGAACTCACGCCTGTCTCTGCAGTGGAGGCCTTG GTTCTGGGAGCCTTACCCACAAATGCAGCAGCACGAAACACCGCATCATCTCTCCCAAAGTGGAGCCCCGAGCTTTAACCCTGACCTCtgtcccccatccccatccccctgaACCCCCTCCACTGATAGCCCCACTTCCCCCTGAGCTCCCCAAGGCACATACCTCCccatcttcttcttcctcttcctcctcttcctccggCTTTGCGGAACCCCTAGAGATCAGACCTAGCCCTCCCACTTCCCGAGGGGGTTCTTCGACAGGAGGCACCGCTATCCTCCTCCTGACGGGACTGGAGCAGCGAACTGGGGGCTTGACGCCCACCAGGCACTTGGCTTCCCAGGCCAATCCTAGGCCTTCCGTGAGCTTGGCTGTAGTCGTAGGCTCTGAGCCCTCTGCCCCGCCAgctcctcccagccctgcctttgACCCGGATCGTTTTCTCAACAGCCCACAGAGGGGCCAGACGTATGGAGGAGGGCAGGGGGTAAGCCCAGACTTCCCTGAGACAGAGGCCGCCCATACCCCCTGTCCTGCCCTAGAGCCCGCTGCTGCCCTGGAGCCCCAGGCAGCTGCTCGGGGTCCCCCTCCACAGCCCAGAGCAGGCGGGAGAAGAGGAAACTGCTTCTTCATTCAAGATGACAACGGTGGGGAGGAGCTCAAGGCCCAGGGGGCTGCCCCACCTGTACCTTCACCCCCTCCTTCACCCGCACCCTCGCCTGCCCCCTTGGAGCCATCAGGCAGAGTAGGAAGAGGGGAGGCCTTGTTTGGAGGAGCTGGCGGGGCCAGTGAACTGGAGCccttcagtctttcatcattccCTGACCTCATGGGAGAACTCATCAGTGACGAAGCTCCGAGTGGCCCTGCACAAGCCCCCCAGCTCTCTCCTGCTCTTAGCACCATCACAGACTTCTCCCCAGAGTGGTCCTACCCTGAG GGTGGGGTCAAGGTGCTCATCACAGGACCTTGGACAGAGGCCGCCGAGCATTACTCCTGCGTCTTCGATCACATCGCAGTGCCAGCCTCACTTGTCCAGCCTGGTGTCTTACGCTGCTACTGTCCCG CCCATGAGGTTGGGCTGGTGTCTTTGCAGGTGGCAGGGCGGGAGGGACCCCTTTCTGCTTCTGTTCTCTTTGAGTATCGAGCCCGCCGATTCCTGTCACTGCCTAGTACTCAGCTTGACTGGTTGTCACTGGACG ACAACCAGTTCCGGATGTCCATCCTGGAGCGACTGGAGCAGATGGAGAAGCGGATGGCAGAGATTGCAGCAGCTGGGCAGGCCCCCTACCGGGGTCCTGATGCCCCTCCGATTCAG GATGAAggccaggggcccgggttcgaggCACGGGTGGTAGTCTTGGTAGAGAGCATGATCCCACGCTCCACCTGGAGGGGTCCTGAACGTCTGGCCCATGGAAGCCCCTTCCGGGGCATGAGCCTGCTGCACCTGGCTGCTGCCCAGGGCTACGCCCGCCTCATCGAGACCCTGAGCCAGTGGCG GAGTGTGGAGACCGGAAGCTTGGACTTAGAGCAAGAGGTTGACCCACTCAACGTGGACCATTTCTCTTGCACTCCTCTG ATGTGGGCTTGTGCCCTGGGCCACCTGGAGGCTGCCGTGCTCCTTTTCCGTTGGAACAGACAGGCACTGAGCATTCCCGACTCTCTGGGCCGCCTGCCCCTGTCCGTGGCTCATTCCCGGGGTCACGTGCGCCTCGCCCGCTGCCTTGAGGAACTGCAGAGACAGGAAGCTTCAGCTGAGCCCCCGCTTGCCCTGTCGCCGCCCTCCTCCAGCCCAGACACTG GTCTGAGCAGTGTCTCCTCGCCTTCGGAGCTATCGGATGGCACTTTCTCCGTCACATCAGCCTATTCTAGTGCCCCGGATGGGAGTCCTCCCCCTGCTCCTCTGCCAACCTCTGAGATTACTATGGAGATGGTCCCAGGCCAGCTCTCCTCTGGTGCCCCAGAGGCCCCCCTACTCCTCATGGACTATGAAGCCACCAACCCCAAAGGGCCCCCACCCTCACCGCCTCCTCTCCCACCGGCCCCAGATGGTGGGGCTGCTCCAGCGGAAACTGACAGCCCACCAGCTGTGGATGTGATCCCG GTGGACATGATCTCACTGGCCAAGCAGATCATTGAAGCCACACCAGAGCGGATTAAACGGGAGGACTTTGTCGGGCTGCCTGAGGCCGGAGCCCCAATGCGGGAGCGGACGGGGGCTGCAGGGCTCAGCGAGACCATGTCCTGGTTGGCCAGCTACCTGGAGAATGTGGACCATTTCCCCAGCTCAGCCCCTCCCAG CGAACTGCCCTTTGAGCGGGGTCGCCTGGCTATCCCTCCGGCACCTTCCTGGGCAGAGTTTCTCTCTGCGTCTGCCAGTGGCAAGATGGAGAGTGATTTTGCCCTGCTGACCCTATCGGATCACGAGCAGCGGGAACTGTACGAGGCAGCCCGAGTCATCCAGACGGCCTTCCGAAAGTACAAG GGCCGGCGGCTGAAGGAGCAGCAGGAGGTAGCAGCAGCTGTGATCCAGCGCTGTTACCGGAAGTACAAGCAG TTTGCACTCTATAAGAAGATGACCCAGGCGGCCATCCTGATCCAGAGCAAGTTCCGAAGCTACTATGAACAGAAGCGGTTTCAGCAGAGCCGCAGGGCGGCGGTGCTCATCCAGCAGCACTACCGTTCCTACCGCCGCCGGCCCGGGCCTCCCCACCGGCCCACGGGCACCCTGCCTGCCCGCAACAA AGGCTCCTTTCTCACCAAGAAGCAGGACCAGGCAGCCCGGAAGATCATGAGATTCCTGCGGCGCTGCCGGCACAG GATGAGGGAATTGAAGCAGAACCAGGAGCTGGAAGGGCTTCCCCAGCCCGGACTGGCCACCTGA
- the CAMTA2 gene encoding calmodulin-binding transcription activator 2 isoform X1, protein MNTKDTTEVAENSHHLKIFLPKKLLECLPRCALLPPERLRWNTNEEIASYLITFEKHDEWLSCAPKTRPQNGSIILYNRKKVKYRKDGYLWKKRKDGKTTREDHMKLKVQGMEPVSWQCLYGCYVHSSIVPTFHRRCYWLLQNPDIVLVHYLNVPALEDCGKGCSPIFCSISSDRREWLKWSREELLGQLKPMFHGIKWSCGNGTEEFSVEQLVQQILDTHPTKPAPRTHACLCSGGLGSGSLTHKCSSTKHRIISPKVEPRALTLTSVPHPHPPEPPPLIAPLPPELPKAHTSPSSSSSSSSSSGFAEPLEIRPSPPTSRGGSSTGGTAILLLTGLEQRTGGLTPTRHLASQANPRPSVSLAVVVGSEPSAPPAPPSPAFDPDRFLNSPQRGQTYGGGQGVSPDFPETEAAHTPCPALEPAAALEPQAAARGPPPQPRAGGRRGNCFFIQDDNGGEELKAQGAAPPVPSPPPSPAPSPAPLEPSGRVGRGEALFGGAGGASELEPFSLSSFPDLMGELISDEAPSGPAQAPQLSPALSTITDFSPEWSYPEGGVKVLITGPWTEAAEHYSCVFDHIAVPASLVQPGVLRCYCPAHEVGLVSLQVAGREGPLSASVLFEYRARRFLSLPSTQLDWLSLDDNQFRMSILERLEQMEKRMAEIAAAGQAPYRGPDAPPIQDEGQGPGFEARVVVLVESMIPRSTWRGPERLAHGSPFRGMSLLHLAAAQGYARLIETLSQWRSVETGSLDLEQEVDPLNVDHFSCTPLMWACALGHLEAAVLLFRWNRQALSIPDSLGRLPLSVAHSRGHVRLARCLEELQRQEASAEPPLALSPPSSSPDTGLSSVSSPSELSDGTFSVTSAYSSAPDGSPPPAPLPTSEITMEMVPGQLSSGAPEAPLLLMDYEATNPKGPPPSPPPLPPAPDGGAAPAETDSPPAVDVIPVDMISLAKQIIEATPERIKREDFVGLPEAGAPMRERTGAAGLSETMSWLASYLENVDHFPSSAPPSELPFERGRLAIPPAPSWAEFLSASASGKMESDFALLTLSDHEQRELYEAARVIQTAFRKYKGRRLKEQQEVAAAVIQRCYRKYKQFALYKKMTQAAILIQSKFRSYYEQKRFQQSRRAAVLIQQHYRSYRRRPGPPHRPTGTLPARNKGSFLTKKQDQAARKIMRFLRRCRHRMRELKQNQELEGLPQPGLAT, encoded by the exons ATGAATACCAAGGACACCACCGAGGTTGCTG AGAACAGCCACCACCTGAAGATCTTTCTACCCAAGAAGCTGCTGGAGTGTCTTCCTCGCTGCGCGCTGCTGCCTCCAGAGCGGCTCCGGTGGAATACAAACGAG GAGATTGCATCCTACTTGATCACCTTCGAGAAGCATGATGAGTGGCTATCCTGTGCACCCAAGACAAG GCCTCAGAATGGCTCTATTATCCTCTACAACCGCAAGAAGGTGAAGTACCGGAAGGATGGTTACCTCTGGAAGAAGCGGAAGGACGGGAAGACCACCCGAGAGGACCACATGAAGCTGAAGGTCCAGGGCATGGAG cctgtctCCTGGCAGTGTCTCTATGGCTGCTACGTTCACTCTTCCATCGTCCCCACATTCCATCGGCGCTGCTACTGGCTGCTCCAG AACCCTGACATCGTCCTTGTGCACTACCTGAACGTCCCAGCCCTGGAGGATTGTGGAAAGGGCTGCAGCCCCATCTTTTGTTCCATCAGCAGCGACCGTCGAGAGTGGCTCAAGTGGTCCCGGGAGGAGCTGTTGGGACAGCTGAAGCCCATGT TTCATGGCATCAAGTGGAGCTGTGGGAACGGGACAGAGGAGTTCTCTGTAGAGCAGCTGGTGCAGCAGATCCTGGACACCCACCCGACCAAGCCTGCACCCCGAACTCACGCCTGTCTCTGCAGTGGAGGCCTTG GTTCTGGGAGCCTTACCCACAAATGCAGCAGCACGAAACACCGCATCATCTCTCCCAAAGTGGAGCCCCGAGCTTTAACCCTGACCTCtgtcccccatccccatccccctgaACCCCCTCCACTGATAGCCCCACTTCCCCCTGAGCTCCCCAAGGCACATACCTCCccatcttcttcttcctcttcctcctcttcctccggCTTTGCGGAACCCCTAGAGATCAGACCTAGCCCTCCCACTTCCCGAGGGGGTTCTTCGACAGGAGGCACCGCTATCCTCCTCCTGACGGGACTGGAGCAGCGAACTGGGGGCTTGACGCCCACCAGGCACTTGGCTTCCCAGGCCAATCCTAGGCCTTCCGTGAGCTTGGCTGTAGTCGTAGGCTCTGAGCCCTCTGCCCCGCCAgctcctcccagccctgcctttgACCCGGATCGTTTTCTCAACAGCCCACAGAGGGGCCAGACGTATGGAGGAGGGCAGGGGGTAAGCCCAGACTTCCCTGAGACAGAGGCCGCCCATACCCCCTGTCCTGCCCTAGAGCCCGCTGCTGCCCTGGAGCCCCAGGCAGCTGCTCGGGGTCCCCCTCCACAGCCCAGAGCAGGCGGGAGAAGAGGAAACTGCTTCTTCATTCAAGATGACAACGGTGGGGAGGAGCTCAAGGCCCAGGGGGCTGCCCCACCTGTACCTTCACCCCCTCCTTCACCCGCACCCTCGCCTGCCCCCTTGGAGCCATCAGGCAGAGTAGGAAGAGGGGAGGCCTTGTTTGGAGGAGCTGGCGGGGCCAGTGAACTGGAGCccttcagtctttcatcattccCTGACCTCATGGGAGAACTCATCAGTGACGAAGCTCCGAGTGGCCCTGCACAAGCCCCCCAGCTCTCTCCTGCTCTTAGCACCATCACAGACTTCTCCCCAGAGTGGTCCTACCCTGAG GGTGGGGTCAAGGTGCTCATCACAGGACCTTGGACAGAGGCCGCCGAGCATTACTCCTGCGTCTTCGATCACATCGCAGTGCCAGCCTCACTTGTCCAGCCTGGTGTCTTACGCTGCTACTGTCCCG CCCATGAGGTTGGGCTGGTGTCTTTGCAGGTGGCAGGGCGGGAGGGACCCCTTTCTGCTTCTGTTCTCTTTGAGTATCGAGCCCGCCGATTCCTGTCACTGCCTAGTACTCAGCTTGACTGGTTGTCACTGGACG ACAACCAGTTCCGGATGTCCATCCTGGAGCGACTGGAGCAGATGGAGAAGCGGATGGCAGAGATTGCAGCAGCTGGGCAGGCCCCCTACCGGGGTCCTGATGCCCCTCCGATTCAG GATGAAggccaggggcccgggttcgaggCACGGGTGGTAGTCTTGGTAGAGAGCATGATCCCACGCTCCACCTGGAGGGGTCCTGAACGTCTGGCCCATGGAAGCCCCTTCCGGGGCATGAGCCTGCTGCACCTGGCTGCTGCCCAGGGCTACGCCCGCCTCATCGAGACCCTGAGCCAGTGGCG GAGTGTGGAGACCGGAAGCTTGGACTTAGAGCAAGAGGTTGACCCACTCAACGTGGACCATTTCTCTTGCACTCCTCTG ATGTGGGCTTGTGCCCTGGGCCACCTGGAGGCTGCCGTGCTCCTTTTCCGTTGGAACAGACAGGCACTGAGCATTCCCGACTCTCTGGGCCGCCTGCCCCTGTCCGTGGCTCATTCCCGGGGTCACGTGCGCCTCGCCCGCTGCCTTGAGGAACTGCAGAGACAGGAAGCTTCAGCTGAGCCCCCGCTTGCCCTGTCGCCGCCCTCCTCCAGCCCAGACACTG GTCTGAGCAGTGTCTCCTCGCCTTCGGAGCTATCGGATGGCACTTTCTCCGTCACATCAGCCTATTCTAGTGCCCCGGATGGGAGTCCTCCCCCTGCTCCTCTGCCAACCTCTGAGATTACTATGGAGATGGTCCCAGGCCAGCTCTCCTCTGGTGCCCCAGAGGCCCCCCTACTCCTCATGGACTATGAAGCCACCAACCCCAAAGGGCCCCCACCCTCACCGCCTCCTCTCCCACCGGCCCCAGATGGTGGGGCTGCTCCAGCGGAAACTGACAGCCCACCAGCTGTGGATGTGATCCCG GTGGACATGATCTCACTGGCCAAGCAGATCATTGAAGCCACACCAGAGCGGATTAAACGGGAGGACTTTGTCGGGCTGCCTGAGGCCGGAGCCCCAATGCGGGAGCGGACGGGGGCTGCAGGGCTCAGCGAGACCATGTCCTGGTTGGCCAGCTACCTGGAGAATGTGGACCATTTCCCCAGCTCAGCCCCTCCCAG CGAACTGCCCTTTGAGCGGGGTCGCCTGGCTATCCCTCCGGCACCTTCCTGGGCAGAGTTTCTCTCTGCGTCTGCCAGTGGCAAGATGGAGAGTGATTTTGCCCTGCTGACCCTATCGGATCACGAGCAGCGGGAACTGTACGAGGCAGCCCGAGTCATCCAGACGGCCTTCCGAAAGTACAAG GGCCGGCGGCTGAAGGAGCAGCAGGAGGTAGCAGCAGCTGTGATCCAGCGCTGTTACCGGAAGTACAAGCAG TTTGCACTCTATAAGAAGATGACCCAGGCGGCCATCCTGATCCAGAGCAAGTTCCGAAGCTACTATGAACAGAAGCGGTTTCAGCAGAGCCGCAGGGCGGCGGTGCTCATCCAGCAGCACTACCGTTCCTACCGCCGCCGGCCCGGGCCTCCCCACCGGCCCACGGGCACCCTGCCTGCCCGCAACAA AGGCTCCTTTCTCACCAAGAAGCAGGACCAGGCAGCCCGGAAGATCATGAGATTCCTGCGGCGCTGCCGGCACAG GATGAGGGAATTGAAGCAGAACCAGGAGCTGGAAGGGCTTCCCCAGCCCGGACTGGCCACCTGA